A genomic region of Verrucomicrobiota bacterium contains the following coding sequences:
- a CDS encoding DUF3606 domain-containing protein, producing MNQDEVSREERRPLEQAVEQQAEALERVGETLRQPGPREEELRQAVEAVGRQAEAVERELGRQTTGTVPKADSGAEPPETAPHEPIGGLG from the coding sequence ATGAATCAAGACGAAGTCAGCCGCGAGGAGCGACGACCTTTGGAGCAGGCCGTCGAGCAACAGGCCGAAGCATTGGAGCGGGTCGGCGAGACGCTCCGGCAGCCAGGGCCGCGGGAAGAGGAACTGCGACAGGCCGTTGAAGCGGTCGGACGCCAGGCCGAGGCGGTCGAACGGGAATTGGGACGCCAGACCACCGGCACCGTGCCCAAAGCCGACAGCGGGGCGGAGCCGCCGGAAACGGCGCCACACGAACCGATCGGGGGC